TCGGACACGCGCATACACACTGACACATCAATCCGATCCGTCATTCACACACAAAATCAAAATGCCATTCAGTCAGATTTTTATGTGATGGATTCTTCGCACACCAGTTCCGCTGCTGCTGTGCACATTTTGGACGGCGTCTCTTGTGCACACCAGTTCCGAATTTttatccttaatctaaaaaaaagcTCCAACAAAACAAACTTCACTCACATCATTGACCAATTCACACGATAGGCTGCCTGACTTCTTCATTTGACACGTTCAACTAAAAAACTTAATAAAATTGACGTTAACAATGACTAAGTGAACATAGGCAAAGCTATTAGCTAAGAATCTCTTAGTTTTTGCTATCCAACCAACCACGCCTTCTCCATAGCACATTAACCACCATGGTTCATCAGCGGAGCTTTCTCATCCTCCTCACCGTCGTCTCTTCGTTAGCCGGAGCTGGAGTAGTAGTGGTAATTGGTCAGAACTACACGCCTCATGAGCCATACTGCTCTACCACCGGAAAGTACACCACTGGCAGCCAGTACCAGGTGAACCTATTCAAGCTCATGAGCGAGCTCCCGTCGAGCGCCATCGCCAACCGCGGCTTCCAACATGGCACGGCCGGCGTGGCGCCCGACTCGGTGTTCGGCCTCGCCATGTGCTACGCCGACCTCAACTGGACAGCATGCGGCAACTGCCTCAGGGCGGGAGCTGCCAGCGTGCAGCAGACGTGCCCGTTCGGCCGGGAGATGAAGTCCTTCTACGATGAAGCCTGCTTCCTGCGGTACTCCGACACGCCTTTCGCCTCCGTCGCCGACATCGACATCGCCTTCTATGAGAGGTCGTTAGACTCCTTTGTCGCCGATATTAAGAGCTTCAATGCTACACGATGGGAGCTGATGACGCGGCTCACCGCCGAGGCCTCCGTCTCCTCGCTGCTGCTGGCGAACGGGAGCCAAGGGTACAGGGACTCGCAGGGCGTCGACCAGGTGCTCTACGGGTTCGCGCAGTGTACCAGAGACCTCAATGCCAGCGAGTGCTACAGGTGCCTCGCTAATTTCCTTGCAGATATTTCAGTGTCGCTTCCTAACAACACGTATGGTAGCGCCATGGGCTACAGCTGCTACCTGGGGTGCAGCGTCGGGGAAGAAATCAGCCTCACCATTCCACCGCCGGCAGTAGCagagccaccaccaccatcatcgaCGTCATCACATAGTTCTGGCCCGGCAGCGTCTCTTGTGGTCGGCGTTTCTGTTGGCTGTGCAGTGTTTGTCATCTGTGTGGGCATCTCGATTTGGTTCCTGTTGCGCCGCCGCAGGCAAAAGGATATAGCGCAGGAACTAGATGTGTTCGACGAGGAGGATGCCCTGGAAGACGATTTTGAGAAAGGGACCGGGCCAAGGAGGTTCCGCTACCGCGATCTTGCCATAGCCACAAGGTTCTTTTCTGACGAGGAGAAGCTTGGAGAAGGAGGCTTTGGGTCGGTATACCACGGCTACCTGAAGGACATGGACCTTCACGTTGCTATAAAGAGGGTGTCCAAGACCTCCAAGCAAGGGAGGAAGGAGTACATTTCCGAGGTGAGGATCATAAGCCGACTAAGGCATCGCAACCTTGTGCAGCTCATCGGGTGGTGCCATGGCGGTGGCGAGCTCTTGCTTGTCTATGAATTCATGCCCAACGGCAGTCTTGATGCTAAAATTCACAATACCAACAAAGTATTGCCGTGGGCTCACAGGTACCTCACAATCTTTCCTTgtgttatttataatttttatggTTTCACTTATAGTGATATGTCTTGTGTTCAGGCATGAGATCATGCTTGGTATCGGTTCCGCGCTTCTGTACCTTCACCAGGACTGGGAGCAGTGCGTTGTGCACCGTGACATAAAGCCGAGCAATGTTATGCTGGATCTATCCTTCAATGCTAAGCTCGGCGACTTTGGGCTAGCAAGGCTCGTCGACCACGACCGGGAGTCCCACACAACAGCGCTCGCCGGCACGATGGGCTACATGGACCCAGAGTGCATGGTCACCGGCAGCACCAGCGCCATTTCTGATGTTTACAGCTTCGGCGTGGTGGCGCTGGAGATCGCCTGCGGTCGGCGGCCAATTGTGGTTCTTCACCAAGAAATCAAAGAACCAACCACAATGCATCTGGTGCAGTGGGTCTGGGACCTCTATGGCTGCGGAAGAATCGTCGACGCCGCCGATGCTCGGCTGAACGGCGATTTCGACAACCAGGAGATGGAGCGCGTGATGATCACGGCGCTCTGGTGCGCGCACCCCGACCGCAGGCTGAGGCCGTCCATCAGGCAGGCCGTCAACGTGCTGCGGCTCGAGGCGCCGCTGCCTGTTCTACCAGCGGCGATGCCGGTCGCAACGTTCGTGCCTCCTGGTCGTGGCTTCCCATCTGATTTTGTTGATCTGACCGGCAGCAGTGGTGGCTCCGGCGGCACTGGCACGACGCGGTCCAGTGCTGTATTAAACGAGGCGTCGTCCTTGCTGAGATGATAACGTGCACGGGTCAAATAACTTGATTCATTTATACTGGATTAACGATCTGCAAAAAGAATAGTTTGTTGAGACTAGTACATTTCTATGAAGTTGTCATTTGTTTGACATGCGACTTTTAGTAAGATGGACACCGACGTTTCGCAATTCCTGCTGGCACGTCGTGCCGTGACATCAGTCTTTATAGATCACTGGCCTCGGTTGCGAATAACCACCGTGGATTAGCATCTTTTGTTAGCTTTTAAAGTCATACCAGGAGCGTTAAAGCACATTTTTTATTCCGTGGATTACCATCTTTTGTTAGGTTTGACAGTCATTTCGGGTGCCAAAACGTGCTTTATTTACTCGGCACGGCTAAATGTGTAACAGTGCTATCTGTGCTACCTGGCTAAATTTCTAAAGTGAGAGTATAAACGTCGTCAAAAGTCTACAAACGTAATCTCCAGATTGCAAAGCTGCAAAAGATTGCCAGGGTCAGCAGATTAGAGACAGTATCAGAAACCACAGCCAACTTAGTCCTACTACTATTAGGGCTGGAACCGACTTTCTGTAAGGAACATGGCCTTATCAGGCCattgtttgtgattttgatgatTAAGTGACAACATAGTTAGTGGGACTAATAGTTTGTCAAGCATGTGGTTTGTAGCTTCATAGAtcccaagaatgcaaaccaaaccataGCAAGGTCCAAATCATATTCGAGtaatccaaatcatggtatctaggattattctatggtattcaagcatccaaatgatagataAAATCCACCAGTATTCAACTTAGAAAAAATAGCAGCATCGGACGATCCGACAGTCCACAGGAGCAACCATTGGAGCAATTGGTCCAACAGGAAAAATTGGGAAAAACTTCAAGtacaccggatgatccgacggaCTATTTTTTACATGCATCGGAGCAATACGTAGAGAAGACCAAAAAAGACCTATAGCACTAGATTTTCTGATGGCTAGAAGA
This sequence is a window from Setaria italica strain Yugu1 chromosome III, Setaria_italica_v2.0, whole genome shotgun sequence. Protein-coding genes within it:
- the LOC101785365 gene encoding L-type lectin-domain containing receptor kinase IX.1; its protein translation is MVHQRSFLILLTVVSSLAGAGVVVVIGQNYTPHEPYCSTTGKYTTGSQYQVNLFKLMSELPSSAIANRGFQHGTAGVAPDSVFGLAMCYADLNWTACGNCLRAGAASVQQTCPFGREMKSFYDEACFLRYSDTPFASVADIDIAFYERSLDSFVADIKSFNATRWELMTRLTAEASVSSLLLANGSQGYRDSQGVDQVLYGFAQCTRDLNASECYRCLANFLADISVSLPNNTYGSAMGYSCYLGCSVGEEISLTIPPPAVAEPPPPSSTSSHSSGPAASLVVGVSVGCAVFVICVGISIWFLLRRRRQKDIAQELDVFDEEDALEDDFEKGTGPRRFRYRDLAIATRFFSDEEKLGEGGFGSVYHGYLKDMDLHVAIKRVSKTSKQGRKEYISEVRIISRLRHRNLVQLIGWCHGGGELLLVYEFMPNGSLDAKIHNTNKVLPWAHRHEIMLGIGSALLYLHQDWEQCVVHRDIKPSNVMLDLSFNAKLGDFGLARLVDHDRESHTTALAGTMGYMDPECMVTGSTSAISDVYSFGVVALEIACGRRPIVVLHQEIKEPTTMHLVQWVWDLYGCGRIVDAADARLNGDFDNQEMERVMITALWCAHPDRRLRPSIRQAVNVLRLEAPLPVLPAAMPVATFVPPGRGFPSDFVDLTGSSGGSGGTGTTRSSAVLNEASSLLR